The ANME-2 cluster archaeon genome contains the following window.
GGGCATTCTCTTTGATATCTCGTCGGGAAGTCCAAGGGCATGGGCCACTTCCCTTACCTCATCTTTATACAATTCAGATACGGGTTCAATTATTTCATCAAAATCTATGACTGATGGTAATCCACCGACGTTATGGTGCGATTTGATCCCGCCTTCGGATTCGATCCTGTCCGGGTAGATAGTACCCTGGATGAGGTATCTTGCATTGAGTTCCCTGGCCTCTTCTTCAAATACCCTGATGAACGTCTCACCTACAGCCATGCGCTTCTCTTCAGGGTCGGTAAGTCCTTTCAATGCTTCTATAAACCTATCACCGGCGTCTATCACCTGGAGGTTCATATCTAAAAAGACTTCCTTGATCTGCTGTGTTTCCCCTTTTCGCATCAGGCCGGTGTCAATGTAGATCGGTGTCAGCATGTCCCCTATGGCTCTATGAGCAAGGACGGCACATACTGAACTGTCCACACCACCAGAAAGTCCGATAATGGTCGGTCCGTCAATACTTGTTTTTAATTGTTTTACTGCGTTTTCAATAAACTTATCCACTTTAACCATTGGATATTTTCCCCGGATATATATTTTTATTAATAAGATCTTGTAGATACTACAATACTTCTCAGTTAATATTTAATTTCATTTACTCAATCAAATTCTTATGTAATTTATGATATTTAAACGATAACTCGATTAATAACACAATAATTAAATACTATCATTTTTTTTACTAATTTATGAGGTTGGTTCATGCTGAGTGATGGTGTAGAATCCGAACTTGAACTGTTGGAACGCCATATTATCATACTAAAGGTTGTTATTAAAAATGGACCTAT
Protein-coding sequences here:
- the guaA gene encoding glutamine-hydrolyzing GMP synthase subunit GuaA, which encodes MVKVDKFIENAVKQLKTSIDGPTIIGLSGGVDSSVCAVLAHRAIGDMLTPIYIDTGLMRKGETQQIKEVFLDMNLQVIDAGDRFIEALKGLTDPEEKRMAVGETFIRVFEEEARELNARYLIQGTIYPDRIESEGGIKSHHNVGGLPSVIDFDEIIEPVSELYKDEVREVAHALGLPDEISKRMPFPGPGLSVRIIGEVTKEKIAAVREANAIVENELLEKFKPWQTFAALLGKGTGVKGDQRIHGWIIAVRAVESRDGMTAVPMELPWETLKKIESLITSEIPGVARVVYDISPKPPATIEFE